In a single window of the Tellurirhabdus bombi genome:
- a CDS encoding sodium:solute symporter: protein MDPSIALTILIAYFAMLIVVSWYTARGADTNTFFTANRQTPWYLVAFAMIGTSLSGVTFISVPGAVGGKAFSYFQVILGNIVGYYVIATVLMPLYYRMNLISIYGYLEKRFGFWSYKTGAAFFLLARTVGSAIRLYIAAGVLQIAIFNSFGIPFEVSVAITILLIWLYTFKGGVKTIIVTDTLQTTFLVTAVILTIILISRELGLGFGEMVSTISQSDYSQIFFWDANDPKNFFKQFISGIFIAIVMTGLDQDLMQKNLTCKNIGEAQKNMYWFTGTFAVVVFLFLSLGALLYIYANTKGIAIPAKTDDLYPMLALDHFGMVVGITFLLGITAATYASSDSALTALTTSFCVDFMNVENRPEVERARIKHWVHIGFSVLFFVVIIIFNRLNSQDVVTAVFDLAGYTYGPLLGLYAFGLFSKRPVRDGWVPFVCLASPFLTLYINNHSAEWFGGYRFGFERLVLNGLITYLGLWAVSRKTALGEPAVTA from the coding sequence ATGGATCCGTCGATTGCGCTCACAATTCTGATTGCCTATTTTGCGATGCTCATTGTGGTTTCCTGGTATACCGCCCGGGGAGCCGATACGAACACGTTTTTTACCGCTAACCGGCAGACGCCCTGGTATTTAGTGGCGTTTGCCATGATCGGTACGTCGCTATCGGGGGTTACCTTCATCTCGGTACCGGGGGCGGTGGGTGGCAAAGCCTTTTCTTACTTTCAGGTTATTCTGGGCAATATCGTGGGTTATTATGTCATTGCAACGGTTTTGATGCCGCTGTATTACCGCATGAACCTGATTTCTATTTACGGCTATCTGGAAAAACGCTTTGGGTTCTGGTCGTACAAAACCGGAGCCGCTTTCTTTTTACTAGCCCGAACGGTTGGCTCAGCCATTCGCCTCTACATTGCCGCTGGGGTGTTGCAGATTGCCATTTTCAACAGTTTTGGTATTCCGTTTGAAGTGTCAGTTGCCATCACCATTCTGCTGATCTGGCTATACACGTTCAAAGGCGGGGTGAAAACCATCATCGTAACCGACACCCTCCAGACCACTTTCCTGGTAACGGCGGTGATTCTGACCATCATTCTGATTTCTAGGGAGTTGGGTCTCGGCTTCGGCGAGATGGTATCAACAATTTCACAAAGTGACTACTCCCAGATTTTTTTCTGGGATGCCAACGACCCAAAAAACTTCTTCAAGCAGTTTATTTCCGGGATCTTCATCGCCATTGTCATGACGGGTCTGGACCAGGACCTGATGCAGAAAAACCTGACCTGCAAGAACATTGGTGAGGCTCAGAAGAACATGTACTGGTTTACGGGTACTTTTGCCGTTGTTGTCTTCCTCTTCCTGTCGTTGGGGGCGCTGCTCTACATTTACGCCAATACTAAAGGCATTGCGATTCCGGCCAAAACCGATGATTTGTATCCCATGCTGGCGCTCGATCATTTCGGTATGGTTGTTGGCATCACCTTTTTGCTAGGCATCACGGCGGCTACCTACGCCAGCTCTGATTCGGCTCTGACGGCCCTAACTACCTCGTTCTGCGTGGATTTTATGAACGTAGAAAACCGCCCGGAAGTTGAGCGGGCCCGAATCAAACATTGGGTGCACATCGGCTTTTCGGTGCTGTTTTTTGTGGTCATTATTATTTTCAATCGGCTCAACAGCCAAGACGTTGTAACGGCGGTTTTCGATCTGGCGGGCTATACCTACGGGCCGTTGCTGGGGCTGTATGCTTTTGGTCTGTTTTCGAAGCGTCCTGTTCGCGATGGGTGGGTGCCATTCGTATGCCTGGCTTCGCCATTTCTAACCCTGTATATCAATAATCATTCGGCAGAGTGGTTCGGCGGCTACCGATTTGGCTTTGAGCGATTGGTGCTAAACGGATTAATTACGTACCTCGGTTTGTGGGCCGTTTCGCGCAAAACAGCTCTTGGAGAGCCAGCGGTTACGGCCTAA
- the recR gene encoding recombination mediator RecR, protein MDFPSKLIESAVEEVAKLPGIGKKTALRLVLHLLKRDEEQTQRLAETLQAMRTNVTYCRKCHNLSDEELCSICANRKRDASLICVVEDIRDVLAIENTAQFKGLYHVLGGIISPVEGIGPSDLHIDSLVERLRSDESEQVREVILALSPTMEGDTTAFYLQKKLRPFKVKISTIARGVPIGGDLEYADEVTLGRSILSRIAYE, encoded by the coding sequence TTGGATTTTCCTTCCAAATTAATAGAAAGTGCGGTTGAAGAGGTCGCCAAGCTGCCGGGTATTGGTAAGAAAACCGCCTTGCGCCTTGTGTTGCACCTGCTCAAACGCGACGAAGAACAAACGCAGCGGCTGGCCGAGACCTTGCAGGCCATGCGCACCAACGTGACCTACTGTCGCAAGTGCCATAACCTGTCGGATGAGGAACTGTGCAGCATCTGCGCTAACCGCAAACGCGATGCCTCGCTCATTTGCGTTGTGGAAGATATTCGCGATGTGCTGGCCATCGAAAATACGGCTCAGTTCAAAGGATTGTACCACGTTTTAGGGGGGATTATTTCGCCCGTTGAAGGCATTGGTCCGAGCGATCTGCACATCGATTCTCTGGTTGAGCGGCTCCGAAGCGACGAAAGCGAACAGGTCCGGGAAGTGATTCTGGCGCTCAGTCCAACCATGGAGGGCGACACGACGGCTTTCTACCTGCAAAAGAAATTACGGCCCTTCAAGGTTAAAATTTCGACCATCGCGCGGGGTGTTCCCATCGGTGGCGATCTGGAATATGCCGACGAAGTTACCCTCGGACGCAGTATTTTAAGTCGAATCGCATACGAGTAA
- a CDS encoding c-type cytochrome → MKQLQKLLWALVSVLLLQCVNPKAYSPVNERIRAVTLAKSDAEIERGRYLVNHVAACMDCHSRRDYTRLAGPIVPGTLGAGGQKFGKELGLPGTVYGKNITPFALKAWSDQELLLAITAGVSKNGKPLFPMMPSRNYAHMAESDAKAVIAYLRTLEPVEGTTPPAKIAAPVRMAMRMMPHKAHLQTLLDRKNRIEYGKYLVTMAGCADCHTKRTMGMLVKKAAFSGGTEMQLAGGTVRSANVTPDQETGIGSWTKQDFIRRFKMYDPATYQAPAAGDGFNTMMPWTLYANMTEDDLGAIYEYLRTVKPAKNKVMVFTPRKP, encoded by the coding sequence ATGAAACAGTTACAAAAACTGCTTTGGGCTCTGGTGTCAGTGCTGCTGCTTCAGTGCGTTAACCCAAAAGCGTATTCGCCCGTAAATGAACGGATTAGGGCTGTTACGCTGGCAAAATCTGACGCCGAGATTGAACGCGGGCGTTACCTTGTCAATCATGTGGCGGCCTGCATGGATTGTCATTCCCGCCGCGATTATACCCGTTTGGCGGGTCCCATTGTACCCGGAACCTTAGGTGCAGGTGGTCAGAAATTTGGCAAAGAGCTGGGATTGCCCGGCACGGTTTACGGGAAAAATATCACCCCTTTTGCGCTTAAAGCCTGGTCTGACCAAGAGTTATTATTGGCAATTACGGCGGGCGTTTCGAAGAACGGAAAACCGCTTTTTCCCATGATGCCTTCCCGGAATTATGCGCACATGGCCGAGAGCGATGCGAAAGCCGTTATTGCTTATTTACGAACGCTTGAACCCGTGGAAGGGACAACACCACCGGCCAAAATTGCCGCACCTGTGCGTATGGCCATGCGCATGATGCCGCACAAAGCGCATTTACAAACGCTACTCGACCGAAAAAATAGGATTGAATACGGGAAATACCTGGTTACGATGGCGGGTTGTGCCGACTGCCATACGAAGCGGACCATGGGCATGCTGGTAAAGAAGGCGGCCTTTTCGGGAGGGACGGAAATGCAGCTAGCGGGTGGAACCGTGCGTTCGGCCAATGTAACGCCCGATCAGGAAACGGGAATTGGCTCCTGGACAAAACAGGATTTTATTCGTCGTTTCAAAATGTATGATCCCGCAACCTATCAGGCACCAGCAGCGGGTGATGGTTTTAACACCATGATGCCCTGGACGCTCTACGCAAACATGACAGAAGACGATTTAGGGGCCATCTATGAGTATCTGCGCACGGTAAAACCCGCAAAAAATAAAGTGATGGTGTTTACACCCCGAAAACCATAG
- a CDS encoding phosphatase PAP2 family protein: MKTSFRTISLWATVAIFVSFLLYACNEKVVEQENFDPTAPSVVSKDGGNWKTFLVPTQHAAAAIAAPTSVNSDAYKKEVDEVVQLQKTLTESQKEAIRYWNGGAVLRWNQIMRELVAKYNLPPYQKEDGTYPAPDAANPLAYPFFPFANPPYAARAYGYISIAQYDALVAAWKHKFAHNRPALTKTASTVTALVPLNADLPSYPSEDAVLASVTLEMMKVMFPGEVVYLQAKADEQKAAALWAGKAVRSDIEAGDALGKTIAAQFVARAKTDNAGKAGGNKSVWDGFATKIKAQGERPWISLETPARPPMLPVFGEVKSFVLSAADIAKLRPGPPPSTNSEQMKKEADEVLSYAQSLTREQTRIVHFWADGAGTYTPPGHWNAIAAEMIWKAKMNDLEAAKVFAMLGSAEFDAAICCWEAKYYYFNPRPSTINPKIKTATGVPNFPAYTSGHSTFSGAAATVLGGLFPAEKDRLMNMAQEASMSRLYGGIHFRSDCEVGLKCGIAIGQETLKWSAQ, translated from the coding sequence ATGAAAACATCATTCCGTACGATAAGCCTTTGGGCAACAGTTGCCATTTTTGTATCATTTCTTCTTTATGCCTGCAATGAGAAAGTCGTTGAACAGGAAAATTTTGACCCCACTGCCCCAAGTGTTGTTAGCAAAGATGGCGGGAACTGGAAAACGTTTTTAGTCCCGACGCAGCACGCTGCTGCCGCCATTGCTGCCCCTACTTCCGTAAATTCAGATGCGTACAAGAAAGAAGTTGACGAAGTGGTGCAGCTTCAGAAAACATTGACCGAAAGCCAGAAAGAAGCCATCCGGTACTGGAATGGCGGGGCCGTGCTGCGCTGGAATCAGATTATGCGCGAGTTGGTGGCAAAATATAACCTGCCTCCTTACCAGAAAGAAGATGGAACGTATCCTGCTCCGGATGCAGCCAATCCACTGGCATATCCATTTTTCCCGTTTGCCAATCCGCCGTATGCCGCCCGGGCGTATGGTTACATCAGCATCGCCCAGTATGATGCGTTAGTGGCTGCCTGGAAGCACAAATTTGCGCACAACCGTCCCGCGTTGACAAAAACTGCGTCAACCGTAACCGCTTTGGTACCTTTAAATGCTGATCTGCCATCTTATCCGTCGGAAGATGCCGTGCTGGCTTCGGTGACTTTGGAAATGATGAAAGTGATGTTTCCGGGTGAAGTAGTTTATTTACAAGCTAAAGCAGACGAGCAGAAAGCTGCCGCTTTGTGGGCCGGTAAAGCCGTTCGGAGCGACATTGAAGCGGGTGACGCCTTAGGAAAAACCATTGCCGCGCAGTTTGTGGCGCGGGCAAAAACGGACAACGCGGGAAAAGCCGGTGGAAATAAATCGGTTTGGGATGGCTTTGCGACAAAAATAAAAGCCCAGGGAGAACGCCCGTGGATTAGTCTGGAGACCCCAGCTCGGCCACCAATGCTGCCTGTCTTCGGTGAAGTAAAGTCATTTGTTTTGTCCGCGGCAGACATTGCGAAGCTTCGCCCCGGCCCACCGCCTTCTACGAATTCTGAGCAAATGAAAAAAGAAGCCGACGAGGTATTGTCTTACGCCCAAAGCCTGACTCGTGAGCAGACGCGCATTGTGCATTTCTGGGCAGATGGCGCGGGAACTTATACACCTCCGGGCCACTGGAACGCCATTGCAGCAGAAATGATTTGGAAAGCCAAAATGAACGATCTGGAAGCCGCCAAGGTATTTGCCATGCTAGGTAGCGCTGAGTTCGATGCGGCAATCTGCTGCTGGGAGGCGAAATACTACTACTTCAATCCGCGTCCGTCAACCATCAATCCAAAAATAAAAACGGCAACGGGCGTTCCTAATTTCCCAGCTTATACGTCGGGTCACTCTACGTTTTCCGGTGCGGCGGCTACCGTATTGGGCGGTTTATTCCCAGCCGAGAAAGATCGTTTGATGAACATGGCGCAGGAAGCGTCTATGTCTCGCCTGTATGGGGGCATCCACTTCCGGAGCGACTGCGAAGTTGGTTTGAAATGCGGCATTGCCATTGGGCAGGAAACGCTAAAATGGTCTGCACAGTAA
- a CDS encoding superoxide dismutase, with protein sequence MNRSEFLKLAFGSALTLTAFRSLGSSTQQDGPFTLPALPYNAGALEPHIDKQTMEIHHGKHHKAYVDNLNKAVAGSAMAGMSIDELVKKIDSSTPAAIRNNGGGHWNHTFFWNILSANGGKQPSGNIAEAINKKFGSFDKFKEEWAKAASGRFGSGWAWLIVNGKELEIVSTPNQDNPLMALADKKGTPVLGLDVWEHAYYLKYQNRRPEYITAFWNVVNWSKVNELYNAALKA encoded by the coding sequence ATGAATCGCAGTGAGTTTTTAAAATTGGCCTTTGGTAGTGCGTTGACCCTAACCGCTTTTCGCTCGTTAGGTAGCTCAACCCAGCAGGATGGCCCGTTCACGTTGCCTGCTCTCCCCTACAACGCGGGTGCCCTGGAGCCGCACATTGACAAGCAGACGATGGAGATCCACCACGGCAAGCACCACAAAGCGTATGTCGATAATCTGAACAAAGCCGTTGCCGGATCAGCCATGGCCGGTATGTCGATTGACGAGTTGGTGAAGAAAATTGACAGCAGCACGCCGGCAGCGATTCGCAACAACGGTGGTGGCCACTGGAACCATACTTTCTTCTGGAATATTCTTTCGGCAAACGGCGGCAAACAGCCAAGCGGCAACATTGCCGAAGCCATCAACAAAAAATTTGGCTCGTTCGATAAGTTTAAGGAAGAATGGGCGAAAGCCGCTTCAGGCCGCTTTGGTTCAGGCTGGGCCTGGCTGATCGTGAACGGCAAAGAACTGGAAATTGTCTCGACGCCTAATCAAGACAATCCATTGATGGCTTTGGCCGACAAAAAAGGCACACCGGTGTTGGGTCTTGATGTTTGGGAACATGCTTACTACCTAAAATACCAGAACCGTCGTCCTGAATACATCACCGCTTTCTGGAACGTCGTTAACTGGTCGAAGGTCAACGAATTGTACAATGCAGCCCTGAAAGCCTAA
- a CDS encoding ATP-dependent Clp protease adaptor ClpS, with translation MQPFKENEVDVLDEVVETDVFNLVVFNDDVNTFEHVIDTLMDVCEHTPEQAEQCTLLIHYKGKCTVKNGSWEELVPKRNEICRRGISAEVLN, from the coding sequence ATGCAACCCTTCAAAGAAAACGAGGTAGACGTGCTGGATGAAGTCGTTGAGACAGATGTGTTTAATCTTGTTGTCTTTAATGATGATGTCAATACGTTCGAGCATGTCATTGATACGCTCATGGACGTGTGCGAGCATACACCCGAACAGGCCGAACAATGTACGCTCCTGATTCATTATAAAGGTAAATGCACGGTTAAAAATGGCTCTTGGGAAGAACTGGTCCCTAAACGGAACGAAATCTGCCGCCGTGGTATTTCGGCAGAAGTCTTGAATTAA
- a CDS encoding isopenicillin N synthase family dioxygenase → MSDILYDEIPSLDLADFTSGDPERKAKFVRDLGAAFNNIGFIALKNHGLTNELTDKLYGSVQEFFQAEDTLKKKYEHPELHGQRGYVGKNKETAKGFKVADLKEFYHIGQPEPINDMPDNVFPDEFPAFREYTLETYRTLENAGKMLLQAIALYLELPQDYFESKVKSGDSILRAIHYFPLNPDLVPDGAVRAAAHGDINLITLLMGASAEGLEVLRRDGKWIPITALPDQVIVNVGDMLDRLTNHKLKSTIHRVVNPPRERMASPRYSIPFFMHPRGDMNLSSLDTCVDSDHPKLYADMTAGEFLDERLRELGLKKA, encoded by the coding sequence ATGAGCGACATCCTGTATGATGAGATTCCGTCGCTGGATTTAGCCGATTTCACATCTGGCGACCCCGAGCGTAAAGCAAAATTCGTCCGCGATCTCGGCGCGGCCTTTAATAACATCGGATTTATTGCCCTCAAAAACCACGGCTTGACCAACGAACTGACCGACAAGCTTTACGGCTCCGTTCAGGAATTTTTCCAGGCGGAGGATACGCTTAAAAAGAAATACGAACACCCGGAACTTCACGGCCAGCGTGGCTACGTGGGCAAGAACAAAGAGACTGCCAAAGGCTTTAAGGTGGCCGATTTAAAGGAGTTTTACCACATTGGACAGCCTGAACCCATCAACGACATGCCGGATAACGTGTTCCCGGACGAATTTCCTGCTTTCAGGGAATACACGCTGGAAACCTACCGAACGCTCGAAAATGCGGGTAAAATGCTGTTGCAGGCTATTGCGCTTTATCTTGAATTGCCCCAGGATTATTTCGAAAGTAAAGTAAAAAGTGGCGACAGCATCCTGCGGGCCATTCATTATTTCCCCCTGAATCCGGATCTGGTTCCAGACGGTGCCGTTCGGGCGGCGGCGCATGGCGATATCAACCTCATTACGTTGCTGATGGGCGCTTCGGCAGAGGGCCTGGAAGTATTGCGCCGAGACGGCAAATGGATTCCCATTACGGCGCTGCCCGATCAGGTTATCGTGAACGTGGGGGACATGCTCGACCGCTTAACGAACCACAAACTGAAATCAACCATTCACCGCGTTGTGAACCCGCCTCGCGAACGGATGGCGTCTCCCCGCTATTCCATTCCCTTTTTCATGCACCCGCGTGGCGATATGAACCTAAGCTCGCTCGACACCTGCGTAGACAGCGATCACCCGAAACTGTATGCCGATATGACCGCCGGGGAATTTCTGGACGAACGCCTTCGGGAATTAGGATTAAAGAAAGCCTGA